From Erigeron canadensis isolate Cc75 chromosome 8, C_canadensis_v1, whole genome shotgun sequence, one genomic window encodes:
- the LOC122579800 gene encoding indole-3-acetic acid-amido synthetase GH3.6-like — MSEALSTTSDYDLTQKNKKCLEFIEDVTSNPGAVQQRILYEILTQNANVEYLLRHGLSGHTDRETFKKLIPVVTYEDLHNDITRIANGDKSPILSSHPVEFLTSSGTSGGERKLFPTISDELGRKFFFYNLTMPVMDQFISGLDKGKGMYFFFVKSESKTPGGFVAQTALTSYYKSSYFKDRPYDPYTDYTSPNETIMCHDTYQSMYSQMLCGLYFNKQVLRAGAIFASGFIRAIRFLEKHWSLLSHDIRTGTLNGIITDPSVRESVMKILKADPSLADCIELECSRKSWQGIITRLWPNTKYVDAIVTGSMVQYIPTVDYYSNGLPIVCTMYASSECYFGINLNPLCKPSEVAYTLIPTMAYFEFLPVHRNDGFSDENENQQLVDLADVKLGQEYEIVVTTYAGLYRYMVGDVLKVVGFKNKAPQFSFLCRKNVALSIDSDKTDEVELHKAVENAANHLVPFNVILTEYTSYADTTTIPGHYVIFWEVNENGLTQLVPTSVYEDCCLTVEESLNSVYRQGRVSDMSIGALEIKIVKNGTFDELMDYAVSLGAAINQYKTPRCVKFEPMVKLLNSRVISSYFSPKCPKWFPGHRQRNNKT, encoded by the exons ATGAGCGAGGCACTATCCACCACCTCGGATTACGATCTTACACAGAAAAATAAGAAATGTCTTGAGTTTATTGAAGATGTTACATCTAACCCCGGGGCCGTCCAACAACGAATCCTTTACGAAATCCTCACCCAAAATGCCAACGTCGAATACCTACTCCGCCACGGCCTCTCTGGCCACACTGACCGTGAAACGTTCAAAAAGCTAATTCCTGTTGTTACATACGAAGATCTTCATAACGATATAACTCGTATTGCTAATGGCGATAAATCTCCCATTCTTTCCTCTCATCCGGTAGAATTCTTAACAAG TTCCGGGACTTCCGGTGGCGAGAGAAAACTATTTCCGACAATTAGTGACGAACTCGGAAGaaagtttttcttttacaaTCTTACAATGCCGGTAATGGACCAGTTCATATCGGGCCTAGATAAAGGTAAGGGCATGTATTTTTTCTTCGTAAAATCAGAATCCAAAACACCGGGTGGGTTTGTGGCCCAAACCGCGTTAACTAGCTACTACAAAAGCTCCTATTTCAAAGATAGACCCTACGACCCATATACCGATTACACAAGCCCAAATGAAACCATAATGTGCCACGATACATATCAAAGCATGTATTCCCAAATGCTTTGTGGGTTGTATTTTAACAAACAAGTTCTTCGGGCTGGTGCAATTTTCGCTTCTGGGTTTATTCGGGctattcggtttttagaaaagcATTGGAGTCTTTTGAGTCATGATATTCGCACGGGCACTTTAAATGGGATTATCACCGACCCGTCTGTAAGGGAATCGGTGATGAAAATATTGAAAGCCGACCCGAGTCTTGCTGACTGTATCGAGCTCGAGTGCTCGAGGAAATCGTGGCAAGGGATTATAACAAGGTTATGGCCAAACACAAAATATGTTGATGCTATAGTCACGGGGTCTATGGTTCAGTATATACCAACAGTTGATTACTATAGTAATGGGCTTCCAATTGTGTGCACAATGTATGCATCTTCCGAGTGTTACTTTGGTATCAACTTGAACCCACTTTGTAAGCCTAGTGAGGTTGCTTACACACTTATACCCACTATGGCTTATTTCGAGTTTCTTCCGGTTCATCGGAACGATGGTTTCTCCGACGAGAACGAAAATCAACAATTGGTCGATCTTGCAGACGTTAAGCTTGGTCAAGAATACGAGATTGTTGTTACAACTTATGCGG GTCTTTATAGGTATATGGTTGGTGATGTACTAAAAGTTGTTGGATTCAAAAACAAGGCTCCTCAATTCAGTTTCCTATGTCGAAAGAATGTGGCATTGAGTATCGATTCTGACAAGACCGATGAAGTAGAGCTACACAAAGCAGTCGAGAATGCGGCCAACCATTTGGTGCCATTCAACGTGATATTGACCGAGTACACGAGCTATGCTGACACAACCACGATTCCTGGTCACTACGTGATTTTTTGGGAGGTTAATGAAAATGGGTTAACCCAGCTGGTTCCTACTTCAGTTTATGAAGATTGTTGTCTTACAGTTGAAGAGTCATTGAATAGCGTTTATAGGCAAGGTCGAGTTTCGGATATGTCAATTGGAGCATTGGAGATCAAGATTGTCAAAAATGGGACATTTGACGAGTTGATGGATTATGCAGTAAGTTTAGGCGCTGCCATTAATCAGTACAAGACTCCGAGGTGTGTGAAATTTGAGCCAATGGTAAAGCTTTTAAATTCAAGGGTGATTTCGAGTTATTTTAGCCCAAAGTGCCCAAAATGGTTTCCGGGGCATAGGCAGCGGAACAACAAAACTTga